The sequence TTAATAGTGAcgtttaaattagaaaaatataaggttaaattctttttgggtttaaggttttttttttttttttttttgggccatttTTCCATTTATCTTTGAACGTTCCTTACCTTTTCGGTGTCGGAAATAAGCCAAAAGcctgattttggaaaatataagaccctaaaaaaaagaaaaaaagaaaacttgatttatgaaaattatgcTTTGGAATCGCTAGCCATTCTTTACCATAAGATTATCGATGTCTaaattttgggggaaaaaaaattagtactattgcttttctttttttgttttgtttttactttttgagtGGTGGGGACAAAActattgctttttattttctgttttctttgcTTCATTCGTTGTCCTATTCCAATCTTCGCACGCATTCATATACCTTTCACCTTTAACAAAAAAGCATTGTgggctatttttatttttctttcaatcccACAACAAAAAGCTGGCAACACAAAAATTctcagcaaataaaaaaatttactatatatatatatttataattaaaccctgattctttataaaatttttaaaattacactGTTggctaaaaatataataacattatcaaggtctttaaatttttttaaaaaatattatttatttgtccatTGTTGAGGTTTTGTTTTGATTactttttcttaataattataattattaatcattTGTTGAGTTAAACCAACaaagaagttttttttcttactttaaaataaagtgataaaataacaattttattcttactttaaaatttttattatttgagatccattaaccattaatttttgcaaccatttttcttctaaaagaattatttttcttttcattttaagaaaaataacttaaaagtaGTATTCTTCGTGCTTTTTAAAGTGAtggtcttaaaaaaatatatatgaattcttAGTGATAGGGAGATCCTAATCTTAAGCATTCATTTAAAACTTTatgcagaaaaataaacaaataaaaatgatgattacttttgaatgcaCCGTATAaactgttaaaaaaataatcacatacaattttaacaaaatttaaattgtctttatatgatattttcaaaaatatttatatgtaatcatttatggttttaaaatttattttatgaataggattgtatatatacataacttTGTCTTTGGAGGCTAAAGATAGATATCCAAACTTTGTTAAAGGACAAAGAGAACATATCTTAGTAAagtataaaaaatgatatatagaaGTAAAGATTTAAAAAGCTTTTTCCAGCTCCATATTCTCTATATATGCTTATTAACTTTATAGATGCaaagttaattttattgtgtacGTGGCCTTTTTGTTTTTAGGTAAATAAGAATTTTCTTCAAAGCAGATTAacaggattttttatttttattttttataatagaaGATTTTACTAATTGGAGCCAAAGAAAAGCATCCTGGCTTACCAATCaactaaagaaaaataaaccaaaatatattGGTCCTAATATTTTACAGTTGATTTCTATTCTTTGTGGCTTAGCTaaacatttaaattttctttaagaaaattCCAGGAATATTCCATCATAGAACATGCCGAAGGATCATAATAGAGAGCTGCTAACACAAATGGGGCTGGTCTTCTGTCTTCAACGTTGTAATTTAACCAAATACTGGTGATGATTAAATGATTTTATCCAGAGGTCGAAATGCTAAGTTATAAAACTAATATCAGATTACGAATTCAATTTGTAGTTCTGGccccttttttttcaaaaaaaaaaaaaaaaagaaaaactcagccaataagaagaaaaaatttgcTTTTATAAGTGTCGCTCTAATTGCCATCATccatacattattttatttattttattttttggggttcaTGGAAAGCTATCATTCATACCTTTGTTAAGACCATGGGCTCTCAAATCACGTTCCTTTATTATAAATTCAGCCGAAAAAGACGTGGAGATCCAAGTCCATAACCCAATGGGCCTGAGGGCAAGCTGTCTTACAATCAAGGGTGCCTTTgttggcccttttttttttttgtttttttgttttttttcaataatatatatatatatatatatatatattatacttttgAAAAGTAGTACATTAATGAAGAAGGTAGATATTTCAAATTTCTTCATAAATGTTGATTcatgacatatatatagatacaatcatttaaaagaaattagatTCATATGAAGTGGGGTATAATTTGAAAGTAGCACTATTAATGAATCCATAAAATTGGTCCCAATAGATACTACCAGGTTTTAATGAGAATACAACCACCACACGGAAAGAGGAAAATTGGCAATCAAACAGAGAGATTAACCTTGAGGAAAAAGCACTGCCAAGCAATTTGTACATCCTTTTTTCAGACCAAAAAGATGGAGATAATAGAGAAACCTCATCATGTAGTTGTTCATCCTTTTCCAGCTCAAGGCCATATCAAACCCATGTTATGCCTTGCACAGCTTCTTAGTGAAGCTGGCCTTTACATCACCTTTATCATCACCCACCATATTCACAAGCGCTTAGCAGATTACCTCCCATCACTCACCGCCCGATTCCCAAATCTCCATTTCCAATCCATCTCCGACGGCTTTCCCGATGATCATCCACGAAAAGTGAATTCTGATTACTTCAATGAGATGAAGATAAAAACCAAGCCGCATTTCAAACAAGCTGTGGTTTCCTTAGGATTGGAGAGCAGTGACAATCGTTCGTCCCGGCTACGGCCTGCAGTGAGTTGTATCATAGCAGATGGATATTTGGTATATTCATTTGATGTGGCAGAGGAGTTGACACTTCCCATTTTCACATTTGTTTCCCATGGTGCTTGTTTCTTACAAGCATATTATTGCATCCCAACTCTTATTCAACAAGGTCACCTTCCTTTTCCAGGTGAGCTTCACTGTCACACCAAAATTATTTACCATAGGGGATGTGATATAAAATGTGATGTTGTTATTTTAgttcatttataataaaattataacatagCGCATTTGCCATTTCACTTAGTCTATAGCAATTAGTTATCAGTTTTGCAATATTCACTTAGTCTATAGCAATTAGTTATAagttttgcaatatatatatatatatatatacatatatggattTCATATTATTGATTATAATAGCGATGATTTTAATAGCGatgttcaatatttttatatgttagaTAACATGTTAtttgatgtttttattattattattaaacaaCATATTATCTGATATTAAACACTCACGTTATAATAAGTACGtaagattaattttataaattatatatatatatatatataatatgacaaAAATGAATTTGATTTACAGATGATGACATGAATCATGAAATTAAATGTGTGATCGGACTCGAAGGCCTACTACGACGCAAAAATTTGCCTTCTGTATGTATGCTTAGAGAAGTAGAAAGCCCTGTGTTTCAGTCCGCTGTCAATGATATCCTAGGCATGAATCGATCTTCCGGTGTCATAATCAACACCTTCGATGAACTCGAAGTTGAATGCCTCCCTCACGTAGCCACCCACTTTCACAAAGTTTACACAGTCGGACCTCTTCATGAATTCTTGAATTCTAGAATCGGAAACTTTGGCATCCAATCTCATGCTTCTCTTTGGAAAGCAGAGCAGAATTGCCTTCCTTGGCTTGATTCACAGCCATTGAAATCTGTTCTTTATGTAAGTTTTGGAACTTTGACCAAAAGATCAATTTCTCAATTGCTTGAAATTTGGCATGGTTTGGTAAATAGTGGACACCCATTTTTGTGGGTGATACACTCAGATGTTGTATTGGATGAGGAAAGAGAGAATGTGATGCCTGAAGAACTTCAAAAGGGTGCTAAAGAAAATGGGTATATAGTAGATTGGGCTCCACAAGAAGAGGTTTTGGTCCACAACTCTGTTGGTGGGTTTTTGACCCATTGTGGTTGGAACTCCATGTTAGAGAGTCTCATGGCCAGAATTCCTTTGATCTGTTGGCCCCACTCAAACGATCAGAATCTTAACACTGAATTTGTGACCAAAGTGTTGAGAATTGGGGTTGAATTGGAGGCGTCTGATAGGTCGACCGTGGAAGCAACAGTGAGGACACTGATGGGAAGTCAACGGGAGGAGTTTCAAAGGTCAGTGGATAAAATTGCAAAATGTGCACAGGATGGTATTGGACATGGTGGATCTTCAAATCACAATTTAGAAATGCTAGTCAGAGATATCAAGATGATGCAACTGAAGAGCCAAGAGCATCACCGGAAAGCGTGAAGATTTTCAAGACAAGTTACAATAAAGTCTTTCAACTTTTGTTgtctattttgttatttttcataacatcatttataatttttatatttctgaTGATGTGGCACTTAATCCAGTGTATTTAATGCTGGAGAGTCAATTAATATTGCTGACTCTAAGACAGATTTGGTGCCTATGGGTAATAGCTGAAATGGCATAAGGCTGGCAGCAATACATAAATGTATTTTGTAGTGTGTGTAAAATGTGGTGTGTATGAGAGTTAGGGTGAACTGAGCAACTCTTTATAGTTAGGGTTGTTTAGAGAAAATGAGCTTCCATTTAGCTTTTACTGTGAGATGCCAATGATAAGCTTTTTATAAGCTTAAACCTGTATTCCTCCTAAAGTTTAATACAATTTATACTTCCTTGGGTGCCAATGAATGTGGGCTGTTTTATTGAAAGCTAAACCACGTAAATCTTGTGTGTTTGCTTCTCCATTGCATCTTATTTTTCTTCTGTGTTGCTAGTTTGGTTTGTGTTTGGTATTTTTGTCTTGCTCTGTTATTTGTTTGAGTGTTAAATCTAGCTGCTAAAAACCTTACAAAGTTATTAAATCATTAGCCATTAAAGTCTAAATTGGGCATTCTTAAAGTATCTTTAAGAGACTATTTCAATGCctcatactttttattttaaaaagaagaaattttaaAGAGTCCAATTTCAtaccaaatatgaaaaatacaattcatttctaatttttaatactAAATCATTTTAACTTAAATgtaacataaatttttataccataattataatatttgagacataattcatattaaaaaaataatataaatagaaaaataaatatttataggaaaattgaaagtaaaaattattgttGTAAAAACCTTTAAAATTCACTTTTTAAAAATGCTCGTTTTTTCAAGGTCACTCAAGTCATTCTAGGAGGGTTGGGCCTAAAAAATGACGGGTTCTAAATCCACAACTAgcattttttggtgaataatacaCAGCCAGCATTGGCTTATATATTTACctcaatttttatcaaattaacaaaaactCCGAACTAgggaaatataaattaataaaacctagtagTCACTATATATCAGAAAATACTGCCACGGAATGTTATCAGTGGTCTTTTTGGCGGTGGGAATGTGAATGTCATCAGAGATCTTTTTGGTGGTGGCTGCTTCTAAAGTGGAACAGAAAGGTTTATAATTGAGTTCCTTTTTCATTACCCAGATATTCAGATtcttaattattatcattattattttttgacatttcttctttcaaaattttaatgtttatggTAACAATTATAAAGAAggtaaatattttgaataaaatgtGATTCACGAGAATACAGTCAAAATCATATTAGGTGCATTCATataatgcaatatatatatatatatatatatttttttttttttatatcaaaaatggGGATACTATAATATGCGTGTAAGAACCGGCCATAGGCATGAGTTAAAATGTTTCTGTTTCAATCAAATTAATGGAAAGGGGTAGTTCAGTTGTCAAATATGCATAAATGAACCCAGAAAATGAAGTTTAAATATCCTTTGAAACAATTATTCATAAATATGAATTCGTAATTAATGGTGAAAGTGTAacttaattatgaattattagTACATGATATTCATAAAACCTAgccatttatttaatattagaaTCTTAATTAACTAAAGTTACATTCTCaaaaattaccccaaaaaaataaaaataaaattacatccTCAAAAAAATTCCCATTACTCCTTGGGGTACCATAGTGTTAAGACACAAATATATATGGGATTTCCAAAATATGAACATTGTCACATGCTTATGTCTAAGGAGTACGGATGTTGGAAATTTTCTCCCCAGCACATTCTTGGTATCCGAAAGTAGAATTTTTCCAAGTGATTCGAAGATCCAACATCTCCAATACTCTCCTCAGCACATTTTGCAATTTTGTCCTCTGATTTTTGACATGCctctcttgtttttatttttttacccatCAAAGTTTCTATTGTTTTCTTTATGGTCAACCTATAACTCCTCCAATGCAATTCCAATTTTCAACACTTCTGTATGCCAACCAATTGAGAATTAATATATTGGTCCTCCCACGTCAGGCCAAAAAAGATAGCATTCACTCCAAACCTGTTCTTGTGGAGCCCAACCTTTAGTAAGGGGATCTTTTTTTTATACCTTATGTtagtaaattttgagatttatctaatgtaaaataaattgtaaattaaagaTCAATGTAaaacatttcaaaatttaaagattTAATGTACAATTTAGccaaaataaaatgcaattaatcctCCAAATGATATCTCCATGAAAAGTAATAAATTCTGcatattatctttttaataacAACACCCATACCTGATACATTTTGTATTCTTAGCATCAGTAGCCCaatctatttcaaaaaaaaaaaaaaaaagaaaagaaataaagagcCCATTTTACATTAATCTTGGCAAATCGATCAGAAGGATTTCTTCCAATATTGTAGGAATTACCTTCACCAGATTATCTTGCGAAAGTGGCGGTCAAGAAACCCATATTATTTTCTTCGAAATTCAGATTGctcaatataaattaattatttggtcTGTTTTACCACTAAGTCATTGTTTGGATCACCATGAAAAGAAATCAACAAAGCTTCCTCGTGTTCacttgtaattatttttattgattttcaatttgaatatattattgCTCATATCACATGCTAGctaatatttagaatttttttattgtgtCTTGCCGTTTAGGTTGATTAATTTGCCTATAATTtaggatttgttttttttttttttgaaaacctaTAATTTAGATTAATGAGAAATTTTCTCTAGTAGCTTATGATAAGCTTGGGTAGCCCATGTTTTCATTTACGAGTTTGACTCGTATATAAATGGAACTAACGTTAAACAAGA comes from Ziziphus jujuba cultivar Dongzao chromosome 6, ASM3175591v1 and encodes:
- the LOC107430692 gene encoding 7-deoxyloganetic acid glucosyl transferase; the protein is MRIQPPHGKRKIGNQTERLTLRKKHCQAICTSFFQTKKMEIIEKPHHVVVHPFPAQGHIKPMLCLAQLLSEAGLYITFIITHHIHKRLADYLPSLTARFPNLHFQSISDGFPDDHPRKVNSDYFNEMKIKTKPHFKQAVVSLGLESSDNRSSRLRPAVSCIIADGYLVYSFDVAEELTLPIFTFVSHGACFLQAYYCIPTLIQQGHLPFPDDDMNHEIKCVIGLEGLLRRKNLPSVCMLREVESPVFQSAVNDILGMNRSSGVIINTFDELEVECLPHVATHFHKVYTVGPLHEFLNSRIGNFGIQSHASLWKAEQNCLPWLDSQPLKSVLYVSFGTLTKRSISQLLEIWHGLVNSGHPFLWVIHSDVVLDEERENVMPEELQKGAKENGYIVDWAPQEEVLVHNSVGGFLTHCGWNSMLESLMARIPLICWPHSNDQNLNTEFVTKVLRIGVELEASDRSTVEATVRTLMGSQREEFQRSVDKIAKCAQDGIGHGGSSNHNLEMLVRDIKMMQLKSQEHHRKA